A single window of Malus sylvestris chromosome 5, drMalSylv7.2, whole genome shotgun sequence DNA harbors:
- the LOC126621828 gene encoding alcohol dehydrogenase class-3-like yields MATQGQVITCKAAVAWEPNKPLVIEDVQVAPPQAGEVRVKILYTALCHTDAYTWGGKDPEGLFPCILGHEAAGIVESVGEGVTIVQPGDHVIPCYQAECEECKFCKSGKTNLCGKVRAATGVGVMMSDRKSRFSINGKPIYHFMGTSTFSQYTVVHDVSVAKIDPKAPLEKVCLLGCGIPTGLGAVWNTAKVEAGSIVAIFGLGTVGLAVAEGAKTAGASRIIGIDIDSKKFDRAKNFGVTEFVNPKDHEKPIQQVLVDLTDGGVDYSFECIGNVSVMRAALECCHKGWGTSVIVGVAASGQEISTRPFQLVTGRVWKGTAFGGFKSRSQVPWLVEKYLKKEIKVDEYITHTLTLGEINKAFDLMHEGECLRCVLSTDA; encoded by the exons ATGGCTACTCAAGGTCAAGTCATCACTTGCAAAG CGGCGGTGGCCTGGGAACCCAATAAGCCGTTGGTGATCGAAGACGTGCAGGTGGCTCCGCCGCAGGCCGGAGAGGTCCGGGTCAAGATTCTCTACACCGCTCTCTGCCACACCGACGCTTATACCTGGGGCGGCAAG GATCCTGAGGGTCTCTTCCCTTGTATTCTTGGTCACGAGGCTGCAGG TATTGTTGAGAGTGTGGGTGAAGGTGTTACTATAGTTCAGCCAGGAGACCATGTCATCCCTTGTTACCAGGCAGAATGCGAAGAATGCAAGTTTTGCAAATCAGGGAAGACAAATCTTTGTGGGAAAGTACGTGCTGCCACTGGAGTTGGAGTCATGATGAGTGATCGCAAAAGCCGTTTCTCTATAAACGGAAAACCTATCTATCATTTTATGGGAACATCAACGTTTAGCCAGTACACAGTTGTTCATGATGTTAGTGTTGCAAAGATAGACCCAAAAGCTCCATTGGAGAAAGTTTGTCTTCTTGGATGTGGTATTCCTACTG GTCTTGGAGCTGTTTGGAACACAGCAAAGGTAGAAGCGGGATCAATCGTCGCTATTTTTGGCCTTGGGACTGTTGGTCTTGCT GTTGCAGAAGGTGCCAAAACAGCTGGTGCATCACGGATAATTGGCATTGATATTGACAGCAAAAAGTTTGATAGAG CAAAGAACTTTGGAGTTACTGAATTTGTGAATCCAAAAGACCACGAGAAGCCAATCCAACAAGTCCTTGTTGATCTCACTGATGGTGGTGTTGACTACAGTTTTGAGTGCATTGGAAATGTCTCGGTGATGAGGGCTGCCTTGGAGTGCTGCCACAAG GGCTGGGGAACATCTGTTATTGTTGGTGTTGCGGCATCAGGGCAGGAGATCTCTACTCGCCCTTTTCAGTTGGTGACTGGTCGTGTGTGGAAAGGAACAGCCTTTGGTGGTTTCAAGAGCCGCTCGCAGGTGCCATGGCTTGTAGAAAAGTACTTGAAGAAG GAAATCAAAGTTGATGAATACATCACCCACACTTTGACTCTTGGTGAGATCAACAAAGCATTTGATCTGATGCATGAAGGGGAATGCCTCCGGTGTGTGCTTTCTACCGATGCATGA
- the LOC126622777 gene encoding uncharacterized protein LOC126622777, with protein sequence MTAFYRRKYGSSPLCHLCNSQEESIEHLFLLCPSMETIWFGGVLNCKVNRNEITTWTNWLLAIIKANKNSKADMERILPFVAFLCWHIWKARCCLLFQQQQINPSQVLAVISTNVSAFLEASRAPIISVVQSRPGNHVQARWTKLRHPFVKINVDASWVAATNDGFAGVVVRDFFGSFTATQRYRFNAHSVAATKVMSILRGCGLGLSLGLNYVVVEFDLLDSISCLRGKITNGK encoded by the coding sequence ATGACGGCTTTCTATAGACGAAAATATGGTTCTTCACCTCTATGCCATCTATGTAACTCTCAAGAGGAATCGATTGAGCACCTATTTCTCTTGTGTCCGTCGATGGAAACTATATGGTTTGGTGGAGTTCTAAACTGCAAGGTAAACAGGAATGAGATTACAACGTGGACAAATTGGCTTCTTGCAATTATAAAGGCCAACAAAAACTCGAAGGCCGACATGGAGAGGATCCTGCCTTTTGTTGCTTTCTTATGTTGGCATATTTGGAAAGCTAGATGCTGCCTCCTcttccaacaacaacaaatcaACCCGTCCCAGGTGTTGGCGGTAATATCCACAAATGTCAGTGCTTTCTTGGAGGCTTCGCGAGCTCCCATTATAAGCGTGGTGCAGAGCAGACCTGGCAACCATGTGCAGGCACGTTGGACTAAGCTGAGACATCCTTTTGTAAAAATTAATGTCGACGCGAGCTGGGTGGCTGCCACGAATGATGGATTTGCAGGGGTTGTGGTGAGGGACTTTTTTGGCAGTTTCACTGCTACTCAAAGATACCGTTTCAATGCTCATAGCGTCGCTGCTACAAAGGTGATGTCCATTTTGCGTGGGTGTGGCTTGGGTTTATCCTTGGGTCTGAACTACGTTGTTGTTGAATTTGATTTATTGGATTCCATATCTTGCTTGCGGGGAAAGATAACAAATGGCAAATGA